A window of Microcystis aeruginosa FD4 contains these coding sequences:
- a CDS encoding Rpn family recombination-promoting nuclease/putative transposase codes for MKQPTANYDEPWKEALTEYFEAFLHFFFPEVHQLIDWTKIPESLEKELKRITASAKTKKRFADKLYKVWLLRGEEVWILIHIEIQSQYEENFPQRMYIYNYRAFDLYQKPVISLAILGDERVNWRPDSYNYTIAGCEVSLKFPTVKLLDYEESWSELEASSNPFAIIVMAHLKTKATTGKLPEREQWKWRLIRGLYEKEFEREQIIKLFEIIDNMMTLSSELQSSLESKIKQFEEERTMPLLSNMELRGIEQGKEIGKEIGKEIGKEIGKEIGALEKSRDDIKTVLTVRFGQISSEIEEIIGKMTNPTILEELLKLAATAHSLAEFKQSLAKIQS; via the coding sequence ATGAAACAACCAACCGCCAATTATGATGAACCCTGGAAAGAAGCATTAACCGAGTATTTTGAGGCATTTTTACATTTCTTCTTTCCCGAAGTTCACCAATTGATTGATTGGACAAAAATTCCCGAATCTCTGGAAAAAGAACTCAAACGGATTACCGCTTCAGCAAAGACAAAAAAACGTTTCGCTGACAAACTCTATAAAGTTTGGTTACTCAGGGGTGAAGAAGTCTGGATTTTGATTCATATTGAAATTCAAAGTCAATACGAAGAAAATTTCCCTCAGAGGATGTATATTTATAACTATCGGGCCTTTGATTTGTATCAGAAACCGGTTATCAGTCTCGCTATATTAGGAGATGAACGAGTAAATTGGCGACCAGATTCCTATAATTATACCATTGCTGGCTGTGAAGTCAGCCTCAAATTCCCAACGGTTAAATTACTGGACTATGAGGAAAGCTGGTCAGAACTAGAAGCAAGTAGCAATCCCTTTGCTATAATCGTCATGGCACACCTGAAAACAAAAGCGACTACTGGGAAGCTGCCAGAACGGGAACAGTGGAAGTGGAGGTTAATCAGGGGATTATATGAAAAGGAGTTCGAGAGGGAACAGATAATTAAACTGTTTGAAATCATCGACAATATGATGACTTTATCCTCTGAATTACAGTCAAGTTTAGAAAGTAAAATTAAACAATTTGAGGAGGAAAGAACCATGCCTTTATTAAGTAATATGGAGTTACGGGGGATAGAACAGGGTAAGGAAATTGGGAAGGAAATTGGGAAGGAAATTGGGAAGGAAATTGGGAAGGAAATTGGAGCGTTAGAAAAAAGCCGCGATGACATAAAAACAGTTTTAACTGTGCGGTTTGGACAAATTTCTTCAGAAATTGAAGAGATAATCGGCAAAATGACTAACCCTACTATCTTAGAAGAGCTACTAAAATTAGCAGCTACCGCTCATTCTCTCGCAGAATTTAAACAGTCTTTGGCAAAAATACAATCCTAG
- a CDS encoding beta strand repeat-containing protein, giving the protein MTSTLLPILPAVDDILFNFAQSDDFWANWPTAFGTSYDVVKATELRNQWQSRNFSQLPPIEVLSGEVLGTAKGAYGVSTNKIYLSESFLNVASSESLVKVILEEIGHYVDAQINPVDSAGDEGAIFAELVQGNSLDVATLEALREENDQTTIIVNGEIIQVEQANFTGTNGNDNITGTTENDNISGLDGNDTLSGLGGNDELYGGNGNDVLNGDTGDDYFTNDGGNDTINGGNGIDRYEVDYSSASSGLTMTYNTATGSGTITVGTETDTFTSIEDFNGFKGTEYNDVIFGGTESEFYYYYTGLKGGGGNDTISGNAGDDEIYGEDGNDVLNGGADNDALYGGSGNDLLNGDAGDDYFTNDDGNDTINGGSGIDRYEADYSYASSGLTMTYNTATGSGTITVGTETDTFTSIESFEGFKGTEYNDVIFGGTESEFYYYYGGLKGGGGNDTISGNAGDDEIYGEDGSDVLNGDVGNDSLFGGNGNDVLNGDVGNDVLNGDVGNDTINGGGGSDRYQADYSYGSSGLTMTYDTATASGTITVGTETDTFTSIESFGQTSPFKGTEYNDVIFGGIEGNRLSGGGGNDTISGNASDDEIYGEDGNDVLNGGAGYDDLSGGNGNDTLQGTDGGTGESDDLVGDSGNDRFILGDTTRVFYDDGFSTTQGTSDYAIIYDFNPTDDTIQLRGSSGDYLLTVDGYHTNLYINKPGNEADELIAYIIEQTALSLTASYFSYVSSPTLPSITLAVSPSSVTEDGTANMVYTFTRSGVTTDALTVNYTIGGTATNGTDYTSIPTSVTFAANSATATLIVDPTADTTVESDETVALTLATGTGYTVGTPNTATGTITNDDTSVTLAVSPSSVTEDGTANLVYTFTRSGVTTNALTVNYTLGGTATLNTDYTRTGTTNTVTFAANSATATVTVDPTPDTTVENNETVALTLATGTGYTVGTPNTATGTINNDDTSVTLAVSPSSVTEDGTTNLVYTFTRSGVTTNALTVNYTLGGTATLNTDYTRTGTTNTVTFAAGSSTATVIVDPTADTTVESDETVILTLASGTGYTVGTPNTATGTITNDDSTVTSQLSINDITVVEGQNNNAILTVTVNNPNPQQITVNYTTAPIDATANVDYTSQTGTLTIAPNTSTASISIPILNDNLNEPDEVFTVTLSNPVNATINPDEAIGQVIITDTLQSAITRTLPNNVENLRLIGTNNINGTGNAGDNKITGNSGNNILAGANGNDIYCFNASTLLGSDTIQETTTGGIDTLDFTWTNTAVRVNLGVTTNQTVVTNNLKLTFSANNTIENIISDSGNDRLTGNSLNNTLTGGGGNDQLTGQDGNDSLIGGSGDDLLTGGNGSDNFIFNSSNLGIDAISDFTPGSDKIVLSKAIFTALQSSIGNGFSQPAEFASIDDDDLVATSSAFIVYSTSSGSIYYNQNGSAAGLGGGFEFANLLTVSTLIPADFALIN; this is encoded by the coding sequence ATGACTTCTACCCTGTTGCCGATTCTTCCTGCTGTTGACGATATTTTGTTTAATTTCGCTCAATCTGATGATTTTTGGGCTAATTGGCCAACTGCTTTTGGCACAAGCTATGATGTGGTTAAGGCAACAGAATTACGAAATCAGTGGCAAAGTCGAAATTTCAGTCAACTTCCCCCAATTGAGGTACTCAGTGGCGAAGTTTTAGGGACAGCGAAGGGTGCTTATGGGGTTAGCACTAATAAAATTTATCTATCAGAATCTTTTTTGAATGTTGCTTCCTCAGAATCGCTAGTTAAGGTAATTTTAGAAGAAATTGGGCATTATGTGGATGCTCAAATTAATCCGGTGGATAGCGCGGGAGATGAGGGAGCAATTTTTGCAGAGTTGGTGCAGGGAAATAGTCTGGATGTGGCAACCTTAGAGGCTTTACGAGAAGAGAATGACCAGACAACAATTATAGTAAATGGCGAAATTATTCAAGTAGAACAGGCAAATTTTACGGGGACTAATGGGAATGATAATATTACGGGAACTACTGAGAATGATAATATTTCTGGGTTAGATGGAAATGATACTTTAAGTGGTTTGGGGGGAAATGACGAACTTTATGGTGGTAATGGTAATGATGTCCTCAATGGTGATACAGGAGATGATTACTTTACCAATGATGGAGGTAATGACACGATAAATGGTGGTAATGGGATTGATCGCTATGAGGTTGACTACAGTAGTGCTAGTAGTGGTTTAACCATGACCTACAATACCGCTACCGGGAGTGGGACGATTACTGTCGGTACAGAAACTGATACCTTTACTTCGATTGAGGATTTTAACGGGTTTAAGGGAACTGAGTATAATGATGTCATTTTTGGCGGGACAGAAAGTGAATTTTATTATTATTATACTGGACTCAAAGGTGGAGGTGGTAACGACACCATTTCAGGTAATGCTGGTGATGACGAAATTTATGGAGAAGATGGCAATGATGTCCTCAATGGGGGTGCTGATAATGATGCACTTTATGGTGGTAGTGGGAATGATCTCCTCAATGGTGATGCAGGAGATGATTACTTTACCAATGATGACGGTAATGACACGATAAATGGTGGTAGTGGGATTGATCGCTATGAGGCTGACTACAGCTATGCTAGTAGCGGTTTAACCATGACCTACAATACCGCTACCGGGAGTGGGACGATTACTGTTGGTACGGAAACTGATACCTTTACCTCAATTGAGAGTTTTGAAGGGTTTAAGGGAACTGAGTATAATGATGTCATTTTTGGCGGGACAGAAAGTGAATTTTATTATTATTATGGTGGACTCAAAGGTGGAGGTGGTAACGACACCATTTCAGGTAATGCTGGTGATGACGAAATTTATGGAGAGGATGGGAGTGATGTCCTCAATGGTGATGTAGGGAATGATAGCCTTTTTGGTGGCAATGGGAATGATGTCCTCAATGGTGATGTAGGGAATGATGTCCTCAATGGTGATGTAGGGAATGACACGATAAATGGTGGTGGTGGTAGTGATAGATATCAGGCTGACTACAGCTATGGTAGTAGTGGTTTAACCATGACCTACGACACCGCTACCGCGAGTGGGACGATTACTGTCGGCACGGAAACTGATACCTTTACTTCGATTGAGAGTTTTGGCCAGACTTCTCCATTTAAGGGAACTGAGTATAATGATGTTATCTTTGGCGGGATAGAAGGAAATAGACTCTCTGGTGGAGGTGGTAACGACACCATTTCAGGTAATGCTAGTGATGACGAAATTTATGGAGAGGATGGGAATGATGTCCTCAATGGGGGTGCTGGTTATGATGATCTTTCTGGTGGTAATGGGAATGACACCCTACAAGGAACAGATGGCGGTACAGGAGAATCTGATGATTTAGTAGGAGATTCAGGAAACGATCGCTTTATCCTTGGAGATACGACAAGGGTCTTCTATGATGACGGTTTTTCAACTACTCAAGGTACTAGCGACTACGCGATAATCTATGACTTTAACCCCACTGATGACACAATTCAACTACGGGGTTCAAGTGGTGACTATCTGTTAACGGTTGATGGTTATCATACTAATCTCTACATCAACAAACCAGGAAACGAAGCAGATGAACTGATTGCTTATATCATTGAGCAAACAGCATTAAGTCTAACTGCTAGTTATTTTAGCTATGTTTCTAGTCCGACTCTTCCCAGTATTACTCTTGCAGTTTCTCCCAGTAGTGTTACTGAAGATGGGACAGCTAATATGGTTTATACCTTCACTCGCAGTGGAGTAACAACCGATGCTTTAACCGTCAACTACACCATCGGTGGGACAGCTACCAACGGGACAGACTACACATCTATTCCCACCAGTGTCACCTTTGCTGCTAATTCAGCGACTGCGACTTTAATAGTTGACCCCACTGCTGACACAACAGTTGAATCTGATGAAACCGTCGCTTTAACTCTTGCGACCGGGACAGGTTATACAGTAGGTACTCCTAATACAGCTACGGGAACAATTACCAATGATGATACCAGTGTCACCCTAGCGGTTTCTCCCAGTAGTGTGACAGAAGACGGGACAGCTAACTTAGTCTATACCTTCACCCGTTCTGGTGTAACAACAAATGCTTTAACCGTCAATTACACCCTCGGAGGGACAGCTACTCTTAATACCGACTACACTCGTACAGGGACTACCAATACAGTCACCTTCGCAGCTAATTCAGCGACTGCGACTGTAACAGTTGACCCCACTCCTGATACTACAGTTGAAAACAATGAAACCGTCGCTTTAACTCTTGCGACCGGGACAGGTTATACAGTAGGTACTCCTAATACAGCTACGGGAACAATTAATAATGATGATACCAGTGTCACTCTTGCTGTTTCTCCCAGTAGTGTGACAGAAGATGGGACAACCAACTTAGTCTATACCTTTACTCGTTCTGGTGTAACAACCAATGCTTTAACCGTCAATTACACCCTCGGAGGGACAGCAACCCTCAATACCGATTACACTCGTACAGGGACTACCAATACTGTCACCTTCGCAGCCGGTTCATCCACTGCTACCGTAATAGTTGACCCCACTGCTGACACTACAGTTGAATCTGATGAAACCGTCATTTTAACCCTCGCGTCTGGGACAGGTTATACAGTAGGTACTCCTAATACAGCTACGGGAACAATTACCAATGATGATAGCACTGTCACCTCGCAACTCTCCATCAACGACATCACCGTGGTGGAAGGTCAAAATAATAATGCAATCCTCACTGTTACTGTCAATAACCCCAATCCACAACAAATTACTGTCAACTATACCACTGCACCCATTGATGCTACCGCCAATGTAGATTACACTAGCCAGACAGGAACCCTCACCATTGCACCTAATACTTCCACCGCTAGTATTAGCATTCCCATCCTCAATGATAATCTCAATGAACCGGATGAAGTCTTTACCGTAACCCTGTCAAATCCCGTTAATGCTACCATCAATCCCGACGAAGCAATTGGACAAGTAATTATTACTGACACCCTACAAAGCGCAATTACTCGCACCTTACCCAATAATGTCGAAAACCTCAGACTAATTGGCACTAATAATATTAACGGTACAGGTAACGCTGGTGACAATAAAATTACCGGAAATAGCGGTAACAATATCCTCGCTGGTGCTAATGGCAACGATATTTACTGCTTCAATGCTTCAACCCTATTAGGAAGCGATACCATCCAAGAAACTACCACCGGCGGTATCGATACCCTCGACTTTACCTGGACAAATACCGCAGTAAGAGTTAACTTAGGTGTTACTACAAATCAAACCGTCGTCACCAATAATCTAAAATTGACTTTTTCGGCAAATAACACCATCGAAAATATTATTAGCGATAGCGGTAATGACCGGCTAACCGGGAATAGCCTTAATAATACTCTAACTGGCGGTGGTGGTAACGATCAATTAACCGGTCAAGACGGAAACGATAGTTTAATTGGTGGTTCCGGCGATGATTTACTCACTGGTGGTAATGGTAGCGATAACTTTATCTTCAATAGTAGTAATTTAGGCATCGATGCCATCAGCGATTTCACCCCAGGCAGTGATAAAATAGTATTAAGTAAAGCTATCTTTACTGCCTTACAAAGTAGCATTGGCAATGGCTTCAGTCAACCGGCTGAATTTGCCAGCATCGATGACGATGATTTAGTCGCCACTAGCAGCGCTTTTATCGTTTACAGTACCAGCAGTGGCAGTATCTACTACAATCAAAATGGTAGTGCTGCTGGCTTAGGAGGTGGCTTTGAATTTGCCAACTTGTTGACTGTTTCTACCCTGATACCGGCTGATTTCGCACTGATAAATTAA
- a CDS encoding B12-binding domain-containing radical SAM protein, with amino-acid sequence MQVKMILPALTEALSPFWRPIKYHLFPPLGLATIAAFFAESDQICLQDEHVEPLNLNDEPDLVVIQVYITSAYRAYEIADHYRSRGVYVVLGGLHVTSLPLEAAQHADTIFLGPGEDTWPQFLADFRQGKPQKIYQSKERSLVGVPPVRRDLIKRHLYLVPNSIVVSRGCPHHCDFCYKDAFYQEGKSFYTQPVDAALAEIARLPGKHLYFLDDHLFANEAFAGELFEGMKGMGRVWQAAATVQSILKPGLLEKAVECGLKSLFVGFETLNPNSLKEQHKYHNLNRDYDQAIRRLHDYGVMVNGSFVFGMDSDDNTVFDYTVEWAIKQGIETATFHILTPYPGTPLYDRLQASNRIISNNWDLYNTRHVVYQPANITKEELEAGYKRSYDNFYRWYAIFQGAWVKDKWGDRLRHLAYSGAWKKCEPIWDFLIRAKQVNRLLPALEQVLMGFDKSQDHNYL; translated from the coding sequence ATGCAAGTTAAAATGATCCTGCCGGCCTTGACTGAAGCTCTTAGTCCCTTTTGGCGACCGATTAAATATCATCTTTTTCCCCCTCTTGGTTTAGCAACGATCGCCGCTTTTTTTGCTGAGTCAGATCAGATCTGTTTACAAGATGAACACGTTGAACCATTGAATTTAAACGATGAACCAGACTTAGTAGTTATTCAAGTTTATATTACTTCCGCTTATCGCGCCTATGAAATCGCGGATCATTATCGTTCAAGGGGGGTTTATGTGGTATTAGGAGGGTTGCACGTTACCTCTTTACCCCTAGAAGCAGCACAACACGCAGACACTATTTTCCTTGGACCTGGTGAGGATACCTGGCCGCAATTCTTGGCTGATTTTCGTCAAGGAAAACCTCAGAAAATATATCAATCTAAAGAGCGATCGCTTGTGGGAGTTCCTCCAGTGAGAAGGGACTTAATTAAACGTCATCTTTATTTAGTACCTAATTCTATTGTTGTATCTAGAGGATGTCCCCATCATTGTGATTTTTGTTATAAAGATGCTTTTTATCAAGAAGGAAAATCTTTCTATACTCAACCCGTAGATGCTGCTTTAGCTGAAATTGCTAGACTTCCCGGTAAACATCTTTATTTTTTAGATGATCATTTATTTGCTAATGAAGCTTTTGCTGGTGAGTTATTTGAGGGGATGAAAGGGATGGGTAGGGTATGGCAAGCAGCAGCAACAGTTCAATCTATTCTAAAACCAGGACTATTAGAAAAAGCGGTAGAATGTGGTTTAAAAAGCTTGTTTGTAGGATTTGAAACTCTTAACCCTAATAGTCTTAAAGAACAGCATAAATATCATAATCTTAATCGAGATTATGATCAGGCTATTAGACGCTTACATGATTATGGTGTGATGGTTAATGGTAGTTTTGTTTTCGGAATGGATAGTGATGATAACACGGTATTTGATTATACCGTAGAATGGGCAATTAAACAAGGCATTGAAACCGCAACTTTTCATATTCTTACCCCCTATCCAGGTACTCCTTTATATGACCGTTTGCAAGCTAGTAATAGAATAATTAGCAATAATTGGGATTTATACAATACTCGTCATGTAGTCTATCAACCAGCTAATATAACAAAAGAAGAATTAGAAGCAGGTTATAAGAGATCTTATGATAATTTCTATCGTTGGTATGCTATTTTTCAAGGAGCTTGGGTTAAAGATAAATGGGGCGATCGCTTACGACATTTAGCTTATTCTGGAGCATGGAAAAAATGCGAACCCATCTGGGACTTTTTGATCCGAGCTAAACAGGTTAACCGACTTTTACCCGCATTAGAACAGGTATTGATGGGGTTTGACAAGTCACAGGATCATAACTACTTGTGA
- a CDS encoding glycosyltransferase family 39 protein, with amino-acid sequence MKISFNSPQKYRFYLVIILVIFMVLSVTSLFFPLPESLNYDEGYHYESGVEILRGTAAKRGDHDIYHRNILPASALHPLVAQTIQNIFPISKEINLENNFFGRFATIIISVILAIYVFIWSKQLYGLLAGFLALILYILDPNIIGNSRIITQDLFGSASIFIAVYYFWSFLRFGGRKNLVLSILTFGIAQICRLTAVYLVPIYVILSLGFYHRAIIQSIQQKSIAVIKQGIKRSIFYILTMILSTILIINIGYSFERSGTQLQNYQFLSQSFQQLQTYPIFKSLPIPIPAAYLQALDFGKYKQETGFGSGMPYLLGQLGFIFDPVQGFQIKGFPQYFLIAFLYKVPIATQIFIWLGFISLFLWRKQLNFWQNEAFLLIPTLLYFILMSFNTAQIGIRYILMIFPFLFVFASRIVTGWPTYKPPYRILIIVLTLYLLISNLSYFPHYISYFNELVIDRKMSYQVLADSNLDWGQNKNYLQDYLQKHPHALFIRYDRDNKLNLVIENQKVPPSQVSLDNPINLLVIEANQLIGITTDSNHFYWLRSSRKPIDHLAYSYLIFKISSQDAANIFGKN; translated from the coding sequence ATGAAAATAAGCTTTAATTCCCCCCAAAAATACCGATTCTATTTAGTAATTATTTTGGTGATATTTATGGTTTTATCTGTCACCAGTTTATTTTTTCCCCTACCAGAATCCCTCAATTATGATGAAGGTTATCATTATGAAAGTGGAGTAGAAATTCTCAGAGGTACGGCAGCGAAACGGGGCGATCACGATATTTATCATCGTAATATTTTACCAGCTTCAGCACTGCATCCCCTAGTCGCTCAAACAATACAAAATATTTTTCCTATCTCTAAAGAGATAAACTTAGAAAATAATTTTTTTGGACGGTTTGCCACGATTATTATCTCAGTAATTCTAGCCATATATGTTTTTATCTGGTCAAAACAACTCTATGGATTATTAGCAGGATTTTTGGCTTTAATTCTCTATATTCTCGATCCCAATATTATCGGAAATTCACGGATAATTACTCAAGATTTATTTGGGTCTGCCTCAATTTTTATTGCTGTTTACTATTTCTGGTCTTTCCTAAGATTTGGGGGCAGAAAAAATCTAGTTTTAAGTATATTAACTTTTGGAATTGCCCAAATTTGCCGCTTGACAGCCGTTTATTTAGTTCCCATCTATGTAATTTTAAGCTTAGGTTTTTACCACCGGGCAATTATTCAATCTATTCAACAGAAAAGTATTGCAGTTATTAAACAAGGAATTAAGCGCAGTATTTTCTATATATTAACTATGATTCTATCAACAATTTTAATCATAAATATTGGTTATTCTTTTGAGAGAAGTGGAACTCAATTGCAGAATTATCAATTTCTCAGTCAGAGTTTTCAGCAGCTGCAAACCTATCCTATCTTCAAGTCTTTACCGATTCCTATTCCCGCTGCTTATCTGCAAGCGTTAGATTTTGGCAAGTATAAACAAGAAACGGGTTTTGGTAGTGGAATGCCCTATCTTTTGGGACAGTTAGGATTTATATTCGATCCAGTACAAGGATTCCAAATTAAGGGATTTCCCCAATATTTTCTGATCGCTTTTCTCTATAAAGTACCGATAGCTACCCAAATATTTATCTGGTTGGGATTTATTAGTTTATTTCTCTGGAGAAAACAGTTAAATTTTTGGCAGAATGAAGCATTTTTGCTTATCCCCACTCTATTATATTTCATCTTAATGAGTTTTAACACTGCTCAAATAGGTATTAGATATATTTTGATGATTTTCCCCTTTTTATTTGTCTTTGCTAGTCGGATTGTTACCGGTTGGCCAACTTATAAACCACCCTATCGCATTTTAATTATTGTCCTGACCCTTTACTTACTAATTTCCAATCTCTCCTATTTTCCCCATTACATTTCCTATTTTAACGAATTAGTTATCGATCGCAAAATGAGCTATCAAGTTCTGGCCGATTCCAATTTAGATTGGGGACAAAATAAAAATTATCTGCAAGACTATCTCCAAAAACATCCTCACGCTCTCTTTATCCGTTATGATCGAGATAATAAACTTAATTTAGTCATCGAGAATCAAAAAGTTCCACCCTCACAGGTTTCCCTCGATAATCCAATTAATTTACTGGTGATAGAAGCTAATCAATTAATCGGTATTACCACCGATTCTAACCATTTTTATTGGCTGCGTTCCAGTCGTAAACCTATTGATCATCTTGCTTATAGCTACCTAATTTTCAAGATTTCTTCTCAAGACGCAGCCAATATTTTTGGTAAAAACTAG
- a CDS encoding glutaminase — protein sequence MNRLARLRVEDIQAWVGEVHLSDRKGQTPYYIPVLNRVHPEVFALQIHCLEGEILSWGDETVTFPLMSVIKPFLLLYLLTHLGEDAVFRCVGKEASSYPFNSLTQLQEDRGFPRNPLINSGAIALADLLGGETPESRCENLLLWLNEMGNCQLFLDRSVLESVHSYPNIHNQALSLELEKNGYISHRYLALETYNRICCLSGKIADLANLGKLILASSFAEIILEIMTNCGLYEASQQFALEVGFPTKSGVSGALLSIVPKQGVIACYSPLLNEQGNSILGLNLLTHISHFVKQI from the coding sequence ATGAACCGATTAGCTAGATTAAGGGTGGAAGATATACAAGCTTGGGTCGGGGAAGTGCATTTATCGGATAGGAAGGGTCAGACTCCCTATTATATACCGGTTTTGAACCGAGTTCATCCGGAGGTTTTCGCTCTTCAGATTCACTGTCTTGAGGGGGAGATTTTGTCTTGGGGAGATGAAACTGTAACTTTTCCTTTGATGAGTGTGATTAAACCTTTTTTGTTATTATATCTTTTAACTCATTTAGGGGAAGATGCTGTTTTTCGTTGCGTGGGAAAAGAAGCTTCTAGTTATCCTTTTAATTCCTTAACTCAACTGCAAGAGGATCGCGGTTTTCCCCGTAATCCTCTGATTAACAGTGGTGCGATCGCTTTGGCGGATTTATTAGGAGGGGAAACGCCAGAATCTCGCTGTGAAAATTTGCTTTTATGGTTAAATGAAATGGGTAATTGTCAATTATTTCTTGATCGCTCTGTGCTTGAGTCTGTTCACTCCTATCCTAATATTCACAATCAAGCTTTAAGCTTAGAATTAGAAAAAAATGGTTATATTAGTCATCGTTATTTAGCTCTGGAAACCTACAATCGAATCTGTTGTTTATCTGGCAAAATTGCCGATCTTGCTAATTTAGGTAAGTTGATTTTAGCTTCTTCTTTTGCCGAAATTATTCTAGAAATTATGACTAATTGCGGTCTTTATGAAGCTTCCCAACAATTCGCCCTTGAGGTGGGTTTTCCCACTAAATCGGGAGTTAGTGGGGCCTTATTATCAATTGTACCGAAACAGGGAGTGATCGCTTGTTATAGTCCTCTGTTAAATGAGCAAGGTAATTCAATTTTAGGACTTAATTTACTAACACATATAAGTCATTTTGTCAAGCAAATTTAA
- a CDS encoding molybdopterin molybdotransferase MoeA has translation MYSVKEAESIILTQIQPRQETEKVALEAAFGRILAEDISSDLDFPYWDNSAMDGYAVRYEDVKDTNPENPVTLKIIAEIPAGKAPETIIQPGETARIFTGAMLPAGSDTIIMQENTDKKGERVAILVPPEKIGLFVRQRGTFYQAANTLLKAGIAINSPEIAVLATAQATELTVFSRPKVAIFSTGDELINPDETLQKGQIIDSNRYALTAFVASLGAIPRPLGIIKDSPELLRETIRKAINSSAIVLSTGGVSVGDYDYIEGILGELGAEILIRSVAIQPGKPLTFATFPNGCIYFGIPGNPVSALVSCWRFVQMAIKKLSGLTDYQNKFLRVVTRDTLKSKGQREVYLWGKIEIIEGVYQFQLASGQHNSANLINLAGTNALAIIPQGKTTIQAGETAEVMIVS, from the coding sequence ATGTACTCAGTCAAAGAAGCAGAATCTATAATTTTAACTCAAATTCAACCCCGACAAGAAACAGAAAAAGTTGCTCTAGAGGCAGCTTTTGGGCGCATTTTAGCCGAAGATATCAGCAGTGATTTAGACTTTCCCTATTGGGATAATTCTGCTATGGATGGCTATGCTGTCCGCTACGAAGATGTCAAAGACACTAACCCAGAAAATCCCGTTACTTTAAAGATTATCGCCGAAATTCCCGCCGGCAAAGCCCCCGAAACAATTATTCAACCCGGAGAAACAGCCCGAATATTTACAGGAGCGATGTTACCCGCCGGCAGTGATACGATTATCATGCAGGAAAATACTGACAAAAAAGGCGAGCGAGTGGCGATTCTTGTCCCTCCCGAAAAAATAGGTCTTTTCGTGCGTCAACGCGGCACATTCTATCAAGCAGCAAATACCTTATTAAAAGCCGGTATTGCCATTAATTCTCCAGAAATAGCAGTTTTAGCCACGGCACAAGCTACCGAATTAACAGTTTTTTCCCGTCCCAAAGTGGCAATTTTCTCCACGGGAGATGAATTAATTAATCCCGATGAAACCCTCCAAAAAGGTCAAATTATTGACTCAAATCGCTACGCTTTAACGGCATTTGTCGCCAGTTTAGGGGCAATTCCCAGACCTTTAGGTATAATCAAAGATAGTCCCGAACTTCTCAGAGAAACTATCAGAAAAGCCATTAATTCTAGTGCTATCGTCCTTTCCACCGGCGGTGTTTCCGTGGGAGATTACGATTATATCGAGGGAATTTTAGGGGAATTAGGAGCAGAAATTCTGATTCGCAGCGTTGCTATTCAACCGGGTAAACCCTTAACCTTCGCTACTTTTCCTAACGGTTGTATTTACTTTGGTATCCCCGGTAATCCCGTCTCTGCTTTAGTTTCCTGTTGGCGCTTTGTGCAAATGGCAATTAAAAAATTATCGGGATTGACAGATTATCAGAACAAATTTCTGCGAGTTGTCACCCGCGATACTCTCAAATCTAAGGGACAAAGAGAAGTTTATCTCTGGGGAAAAATAGAAATTATCGAGGGAGTTTATCAATTTCAACTTGCCTCTGGACAACACAATTCGGCTAATTTAATTAATTTAGCGGGTACTAATGCTTTAGCCATAATTCCCCAGGGTAAGACTACTATACAAGCGGGAGAAACAGCAGAAGTTATGATAGTTTCCTAA